A region of Helicoverpa zea isolate HzStark_Cry1AcR chromosome 16, ilHelZeax1.1, whole genome shotgun sequence DNA encodes the following proteins:
- the LOC124637619 gene encoding high mobility group protein D-like: protein MTDKPKRPMSAYMLWLNSAREQIKSENPGMKVTDIAKKGGEIWKSMKDKTEWEEKAAKAKEQYAKDLESYNANGGGGEGGGKKAQKRGKKGKKAAPAKSKKKKEESEDDEGEEEEEESE from the exons CCCATGTCAGCTTATATGCTATGGCTGAACAGTGCCAGAGAACAGATCAAGTCGGAGAACCCCGGCATGAAAGTCACCGACATTGCTAAAAAGGGAGGAGAGATTTGGAAGTCGATGAAAGACAAGACT GAGTGGGAGGAGAAAGCCGCTAAGGCCAAGGAGCAGTACGCAAAAGACCTCGAGTCATACAACGCCAACGGTGGTGGTGGCGAGGGCGGCGGCAAGAAGGCACAAAAGCGAGGAAAGAAGGGCAAGAAGGCAGCACCCGCT AAATCCAAGAAAAAGAAGGAAGAGTCTGAAGATGACGAGGGTGAGGAGGAGGAAGAGGAAAGCGAATGA